A portion of the Scleropages formosus chromosome 15, fSclFor1.1, whole genome shotgun sequence genome contains these proteins:
- the tmem229b gene encoding transmembrane protein 229b, with amino-acid sequence MATMVTPEPLTPLSRWYLYAIHGYFCEVMFTAAWEFVVHFNWKFPGVTSVWALFIYGTCILIVERMYLRLRDRCPVLLRCVIYTLWTYLWEFGTGFLLRQFDACPWDYSQFRYNFMGLITAEYALPWFCASFIVERLVIRNTLRLRFDEQADPGTRPVGTANGYVKVD; translated from the coding sequence ATGGCAACTATGGTTACCCCAGAGCCACTTACTCCTCTCTCCCGGTGGTACCTGTATGCCATCCATGGCTACTTCTGCGAGGTGATGTTCACAGCTGCCTGGGAGTTTGTGGTTCACTTCAACTGGAAGTTCCCCGGCGTGACCAGCGTCTGGGCGCTGTTCATCTATGGCACGTGCATCCTGATTGTGGAGCGCATGTACCTGCGGCTGCGTGACCGCTGCCCCGTGCTGCTGCGCTGTGTCATTTACACACTCTGGACATACTTGTGGGAATTTGGCACGGGGTTTTTGCTGCGCCAGTTCGACGCCTGTCCCTGGGATTACTCCCAGTTCCGCTACAACTTCATGGGGCTTATCACGGCCGAGTATGCTCTGCCATGGTTCTGCGCCTCTTTCATAGTAGAGCGGCTGGTCATCCGTAACACCCTGCGGCTGCGCTTTGATGAGCAGGCCGACCCGGGCACCCGGCCTGTGGGCACTGCCAATGGGTACGTCAAGGTGGACTGA
- the mta1 gene encoding metastasis-associated protein MTA1 isoform X2, giving the protein MLPAHICHRGKCCVTLLNETEALKSYLDREDAFFYSLVYDPQQKTLLADKGEIRVGNKYQADITDLLKEGEDDGRDLSKLEEKVWDPSSPLTEKQIDQFLVVARSVGTFARALDCSSSVRQPSLHMSAAAASRDITLFHAMDTLHKSGYSMSRAIAALVPQGGPVLCRDEMEEWSASEANLFEEALEKYGKDFTDIQQDFLPWKSLTSIIEYYYMWKTTDRYVQQKRLKAAEAESKLKQVYIPNYNKPNPNQLSVNNVKPGLVNGAGTVMGAPGQAATLGRACESCYTTSSYQWYSWGPPNMQCRLCASCWTYWKKYGGLKMPTRLDGERPGPNRNNMSPHSLPARHSGSPKLAVKTRQAFYLQTSQLTRVARRICQDLLRSRYLARHPYTPVNTAAIKAECAVRVPEMPKNPIPSKQSVRKPLESVVQYLEAHPCPPRPDPPRGTTISTGSLTPIKSSPILNNGSPTILGKRTYEQHNGLDGTKPKTLTPQWEIVAKRSSDPGRTTTPQQDEVHELD; this is encoded by the exons AGGGAAATGTTGTGTTACTCTGCTGAACGAAACGGAGGCGCTCAAGTCCTACCTGGACCGGGAG GATGCTTTTTTCTACTCCTTGGTGTATGACCCCCAGCAGAAGACGCTCCTGGCTGATAAGGGGGAAATTCGTGTTGGGAACAAGTATCAGGCTGACATTACGGACCTCCTCAAAGAAG GTGAGGATGATGGAAGGGACCTGTCCAAACTGGAAGAGAAAGTATGGGACCCCAGCAGCCCTCTGACGGAGAAACAGATCGACCAGTTTCTTGTAGTAGCCCG GTCGGTGGGGACCTTTGCACGTGCCCTCGACTGCAGCAGCTCTGTTCGGCAGCCCAGCCTCCACATGAGCGCGGCCGCTGCGTCTCGAGACATCACGCTG TTCCACGCCATGGATACCCTGCACAAGTCGGGCTACAGCATGTCACGGGCAATAGCGGCACTGGTCCCGCAGGGCGGCCCTGTCCTGTGCCGGGACGAGATGGAAGAGTGGAGCGCCTCGGAGGCCAACCTTTTCGAGGAGGCGCTGGAGAAGTACGGCAAGGACTTCACTGACATCCAGCAGGATTTT CTCCCGTGGAAGTCGCTAACGAGCATTATCGAATACTACTACATGTGGAAGACAACGGACCGATATGTACAGCAG AAACGGTTAAAAGCTGCAGAAGCTGAAAGCAAGCTAAAGCAGGTCTACATCCCGAACTA CAATAAGCCAAACCCAAACCAGCTGAGTGTGAACAATGTGAAGCCAGGTTTGGTGAACGGAGCTGGCACAGTGATGGGTGCCCCAGGCCAGGCTGCGACATTGGGCCGAGCCTGCGAGAGCTGCTACA CTACCAGCTCCTACCAGTGGTATTCCTGGGGACCTCCCAACATGCAGTGCCGATTGTGCGCCTCCTGCTGGACATACTGGAAGAAGTATGGTGGCCTGAAGATGCCAACACGGCTGGATGGGGAGCGACCAGGACCCAACCGCAACAACATG AGTCCCCACAGCCTGCCAGCACGGCACAGCGGGAGCCCCAAGCTGGCTGTGAAGACGCGGCAGGCCTTCTACCTACAGACGTCCCAGCTGACCCGGGTTGCACGGCGGATCTGCCAGGACCTACTGCGCTCCCGATACCTCGCTCGGCACCCCTATACACCTGTCAACACAGCCGCCATCAAGGCAGAGT GTGCGGTGAGGGTGCCAGAGATGCCCAAAAATCCAATACCATCCAAGCAGAGTGTGAGGAAACCGCTGGAGTCCGTGGTGCAGTATCTAG AGGCCCACCCATGTCCTCCCAGACCAGACCCACCACGTGGCACCACCATCTCTACGGGAAGCCTGACACCCATCAAGTCCTCGCCCATCCTCAACAATGGCTCCCCCACCATCTTGGGAAAGAGGACTTATGAGCAGCACAACGGCCTTGATG GAACAAAGCCAAAAACCCTAACGCCACAGTGGGAGATTGTGGCCAAAAGGTCATCGGACCCTGGTCGGaccaccaccccccagcagGATGAGGTACACGAGCTGGACTGA